A segment of the Thermodesulfobacteriota bacterium genome:
GGGCTGGCCGCTTCCGACTGGGGGATCGACCGCGTAAACCTGCTGCCGGCGAAGTTCCTGGAGCGAAAGCGGCGCCGGGGAAGCGTCATCGCCCTCGCCGTCATCCTCTCCGCCTTCCTGCTGGCGAACGCGGGACTGTTCCAGGGGCTGCGCGGGGCGGCGAACCGGTATCGCGACGTCCTGGCGAACTACGACTCGGTCACGCGGAGCATGGCGCTGACGCCGGAGGAATCCGCCCGCTGGGCGGAGTTCAAGAGCGCCCTGGGCGAGGCGATGCGGGGGGAGCAGGCGTACGCGCCGGCGTTCACGCGGTGGAAGGCGCTCCTCGGCGCCCTCGGGGCGTCGGCGCCGGCGGAGATGCGGTTGCTGTCCGCCGAGTTCACCCCCGGGCCGCCGGGGACGGCGGGGAGCGCCGGAGGCCGGGCCGAGCTGCGCGGGATCGTATTCGCGGCGTCTCCCGCGGACGCCCAGCGGCTGGTGAACGGTTTCCTGTTGTCCCTGCGGTCGCAGCCGGTGGTCATGGACGCGGAGTACTCGCCGCTCGAGCTTCGGCCGCGCGCCGGGGAGGCGAAGAGCGGGTACGAGCAGGAGTTCCTCCTCAAATTCACGATGAGGGAAAGATAGCGATGCGGTTCGACGTCCGGACGAAGGAAGGAGCTTTCCCCCTCGTGCTCGCGCTGCTGGCGCTGGCGGCGGCCTCGTACCGTTTCGTGTTCGTCCCGGAGATCGCGGAGATCCGGGCGCTGAAGGCGGAGGTCGCGCGGAAGGAGGCGGAGGTCGCCGATATCATGGCGCTGCGGACCGCGGTGGAGGAGTCGCGCCGCGGCGATGGGCAGCAACTGGACCAGCGGCTCCGGTCCTGGGAGCAGCGCGTCCCGGCCTCCCCGCAGCCCGAGCTGCTCCTTGCCGAGATCGGCGAGCGGGCCGTCCGCCATCGCCTCGCGTCGTTCGGGCTGACGGCGGCCGCCGAGGCCGCGGAGACGGCCCGGCCGGCGGAGTCGCCCGAAAGCGGGGCGAACCCGAAAGCGGTCCGCTCCTTGAGGGAGACCCGGTACCGGTTAACCTTCCGGTCCACTTACCGCGACCTGGCCGAGTTTCTCGACGGCATCCCCTCGATGCGGCGGCTGGTGACCGTGCGGTCCGTCGCGATCCGGGGGGAAGGCGGCGCCATGACGGCGACGGTCGACGTCTCCGCGTGGCACCGGGGGACGCCATGAGGCCGATCCGCGAGTATATGGGGGACCGGCGCGTCGCCGCCGCGCTCGCGGCGGCCGCGGTGCTGGCCGTCGGGTACCGGCTGTGGCAGTCGCGCGAAATCACGGAGGGTCCGCCCGCCCCCGTCGTGGAGGAGTCTCCTGCCGAGGCGATCCTGCTCCCGGCGCCGGAACCCGGGAAAGTTCCGCAGCCCGCGGCGTCGCAGCCGATGCCGGCGGGCTGGGCCGGCCCCGCATGGAATTGGGGCCGGAACCCGTTCCTCCCGCCGTCGGCGGAGCGCGCGCCGGGATCGGGCGGCGCCGGGGCGGAGGAGGGCGCCGCGGATCCGTCGCTGCCGGCGCTCCGGGGGACCGTGGTCGCCGGGGAATCCTCGGCGGCGATCTTCCGATGGGACCGCGCGGGGCAGGGGGACGTGCTGGTCCCCGCGGGCGGGAAGATCGGCGAGTGGACCGTCGTGAAGGTGGAGCCGTACCGCGTGTCGCTCCGCAGGGGGAAGGAAACGCGAACCCTGGAGCTGTATCGCCAGTAAAGGAGGCCGGCTCTTGAAGATCCTGACGATGTTCCTGATCGGGTGGACCGTGCTGGGGGCGGGGTGCGCGCAGCGCCATGCGGTCCGGAAATCTCCCCCGCCGCCCGTGACCGCCGCCCGGCTGCCGGCAGCGGCTCCCGAGATCGCGGCGCCTCCCGCCGCGCCCGCGGCGCCGCTTCCCGACGCGCTGCGCGAGGGGGCGGTGGAGCCGCGCCGGTCCGCCGCCGAGTTCCGGAAGCCCTCGAAGCGGTACACCCTGGTGATGACGGGGGCGGACGCCCGGGAGCTGTTCCTCTCCCTGGCGCGGGAGAACGAGTTCAACCTCGTCCTCGCCGCGGACGTGTCCGGGGCGGTGACGCTCGACATCAAGGACGTCACTGCGGAAGAGCTGATGGAGGAGGTCTGCGGGATGGTCGGCTGCCGCGTGGAGACATCGGGGAAGACGGTTCGCGTGACCGCGGCGAAACGGGTCACCCGTGTCTTCCCGGTCGATTACCTGTTGACCATGCGGACGGGAACGGGTTCGCTCGTCGCTTCCACGTCGGCCACCGGCAGCGGGACCATAGGGATCGAGAGCCAGAGCACGAACAGCATCACGACGGAGGAGAAGGGTGACTTCTGGACCCACCTCTCCGAGGAGCTCGCGGAGCTGGTGTCCGCCGGCGGGGGGAAGGCGGTCGTCAACCGGACCGCCGGGACCGTCGTCGTGACGGATTTCCCGGAGAACGTCGAGCGGGTCGCGCGCCATCTCCGGATGCTGGAGGCGCGGGCGCGCGCCGGCGTGGTCATCGAGGCGCAGATCCTCGAGGTCGCGCTCGACGACGACACGAAATACGGGATCGACTGGTCGGCGATGCCGGATCTGTCCCCGCACCTTACCGGGACGCTCGGAGGGAACGCCTCCGCGGTCCAGACGCTCGCCTCCGGCGCGACCGCCTTCCGGGTCGGCGTGGCGGGCTCGAAGTTCCGGGCCTTCCTCGACGCGCAGGCCGTCGCGGGGAACCTGGACGTTCTCTCCTCCCCACGGGTGGCCACGCTCAACAACCAGAAGGCCGTCATCCGGATCGGGCGGCAGGACGTGTTCTTCAAGGCCACGGTCACTCCCGCGAGCACGACCTCCGCCGCGTTCACGACGTTCACGCCGGAGAGCGTCACGGAAGGCATCATCCTGAGCGTGACGCCGCAGATCGGGCAGAACGGGCGGATCATGCTCTCGATCCACCCCTCGATCACCGAGAAGGTTGGGGATGCGCGGGCCCCCGACGGGAACACGGCGCCGATCCTCGACATCCGGGAGACCAACACGGTGGTCGACGTCGCGGACGGGCAGACGGTGTTCATCGGCGGGCTGATGCAGGAGCGGACGCAGGAGACCGTCACCTCCGTACCGTTCCTCGGCGAAATCCCGTTTCTCGGGGCGCTCTTCCGGTCCAACGCGCAGTTGAAGCGGAAGACGGAGCTGGTGATCCTCATCACGCCGCGGATCGTCCGGGCGTCGGAAGGAGCGGAGACGGGCGCGACGGCGGTCGGCCGGTGGGAGGAGCTGAAGCGGGGGCACCACCTCGGCGGCAGGCCGTGGCTGTACGGAACGGAGGGGGAGCGGGAAACCACCCGCCCCTGGAACTGAAATGTACGAAGGACATTTCCGCCTGAAGGAGAAGCCGTTCGCGCCGACGCCGGACCCGGATTTCCTGTTCCTGTCGGAAAGCCACCGGCGGGCGCTGGACCATCTGCTGTTCGGGCTGGAGGCGGGGGAGGGCTTCATCGTGGTCACCGGCGACATCGGCGTCGGCAAGACCACCGTCTGCCGCTCCCTGCTGCGGAGGATGCCGGAGCGGTTCACCACGGCGCTCGTCGTGAACACCCTCCTGACGGAGAAGGAGCTGCTGCGCACGATCCTCTCCGACTTCGGCGTCGAGGTGCCCGACGGGACGCGGAAAGACCTGCTGGACGCCCTGAACCGGTTCCTCCTGGCGGAGGCGGAGCGGGACCGCAGGCCGGTCCTGATCGTCGACGAGGCGCAGAACCTCGCCCCGCCGCTGCTGGAGCAGGTCCGCCTGCTGTCGAACCTCGAGACGGAGAAGCGCAAGCTCCTCCAGATCGTCCTGTTCGGGCAGAGGGAGCTGCAGGAGAAGCTGCTGTTGCCGGAGCTGAAGCAGTTCAACCAGCGGATCACCGTCCGGGCGCGGATCCTGCCGCTGGACCGGCCGGAGACCTCCCGCTACATCCACCACCGGCTGAGCGTCGCGGGGGCGGCGGGAGGCGCTTTCCTGTCCCGCTCCGCCGAGCGTCTGGTCTACCGCCGGTCCGGCGGCGTACCCCGGAGGATCAACCAGCTATGCGACCGGGCGCTGCTGGCGGCGTGCCTGCGGGAGGCGGCGTGCGTGGAGCGGGCCGACGTGCTTCGCGCCGCGTCCTCCCTCTCGGACGATGGGGAGGCGGGCGGCCGGGCCCCGGGGCGCTTCCTGCGGATGACGGGGCTCGCCGGGCTGCTGCCGCTCCTGGTGCGCATCGGGAAAGGAGGCGGGCTGTGAGCCTGCTCCAGGACGCGCTTCGCAAGGCGCAGAAAGGCGGGGAAGCGCCGCGGCCGCAGGAGCCCTCCCCGCTCCCCGACCTTCCCTCCAGAAAACCGGAAACGCGCTGGAAGCTGCTCGCGGGTGTGGTGGCGGCGGCGTTCGTCGTGGGAGCGGCGGGCGTGTTCCTGCTGATCCGTCGGCCCGCGCCGGCCGAGGCGCCGCTCGCGCAGGCGCCTCCGCCGGCCGTTCCCGCGGCGGCTGCGACGGAAGCGCCGGGACCGACTGTCGCCGCTGCCCCGACCCTCGCTACTCCTTCCGCGCAAGTGAGCACTCCCGCGCGTGCGCTTGATGGGA
Coding sequences within it:
- a CDS encoding secretin N-terminal domain-containing protein, producing MKILTMFLIGWTVLGAGCAQRHAVRKSPPPPVTAARLPAAAPEIAAPPAAPAAPLPDALREGAVEPRRSAAEFRKPSKRYTLVMTGADARELFLSLARENEFNLVLAADVSGAVTLDIKDVTAEELMEEVCGMVGCRVETSGKTVRVTAAKRVTRVFPVDYLLTMRTGTGSLVASTSATGSGTIGIESQSTNSITTEEKGDFWTHLSEELAELVSAGGGKAVVNRTAGTVVVTDFPENVERVARHLRMLEARARAGVVIEAQILEVALDDDTKYGIDWSAMPDLSPHLTGTLGGNASAVQTLASGATAFRVGVAGSKFRAFLDAQAVAGNLDVLSSPRVATLNNQKAVIRIGRQDVFFKATVTPASTTSAAFTTFTPESVTEGIILSVTPQIGQNGRIMLSIHPSITEKVGDARAPDGNTAPILDIRETNTVVDVADGQTVFIGGLMQERTQETVTSVPFLGEIPFLGALFRSNAQLKRKTELVILITPRIVRASEGAETGATAVGRWEELKRGHHLGGRPWLYGTEGERETTRPWN
- a CDS encoding AAA family ATPase: MYEGHFRLKEKPFAPTPDPDFLFLSESHRRALDHLLFGLEAGEGFIVVTGDIGVGKTTVCRSLLRRMPERFTTALVVNTLLTEKELLRTILSDFGVEVPDGTRKDLLDALNRFLLAEAERDRRPVLIVDEAQNLAPPLLEQVRLLSNLETEKRKLLQIVLFGQRELQEKLLLPELKQFNQRITVRARILPLDRPETSRYIHHRLSVAGAAGGAFLSRSAERLVYRRSGGVPRRINQLCDRALLAACLREAACVERADVLRAASSLSDDGEAGGRAPGRFLRMTGLAGLLPLLVRIGKGGGL